From the Pseudoalteromonas tunicata genome, one window contains:
- a CDS encoding GspE/PulE family protein, which produces MDMSQLLRDEFFITQTDLERALSFQQRFGGRLEQILVNMGSLPDDQVPHFLSRYLAIPLFDLFFWQEQVLPKITDEDFKLLLSKNWLPLKVDGNNWQFACVFPLELTINEWLSKKNINAELFIATESDIQSLLSQYEQHTVEEDNSEFIGDEDDRLRELATEAPTVNLLNSLISRALRQGASDMHLEPYQGRYRVRYRVDGVLHEVERLAPKMQLPIVTRLKILSGMDIAEKRRPQDGKIEMKISNQEIDIRVSALPLNDGESVVMRFLRKDNVQYAMSVLGLSADIEAMIQRDIRTTAGVVLLTGPTGSGKTTTLYTFLNALNNDDVKIITLEDPVEYQLPGINQVQVNSDIGFDFSAGLRSIVRQDPDIIMLGEIRDKETAQIALQSALTGHLVFSTVHTNDAASAYTRLLDLGVEEFLLNAALVSIVAQRLARKICSQCSEPHPQAQQLIEKYHLTAFADKFELGEINLRKGAGCDHCSNTGYKGRMAVTEYLGCDDAIKAMPKDADFINKAKAHNQSLNRRTLLEDGLYKAVQGLTTIDEVLRVAG; this is translated from the coding sequence ATGGATATGTCACAATTATTGCGTGATGAATTTTTTATCACGCAAACAGACCTTGAGCGCGCTCTTAGTTTTCAACAGCGCTTTGGTGGTCGTTTAGAGCAAATATTGGTTAATATGGGCAGCTTGCCTGATGACCAAGTACCTCATTTCTTATCTCGCTATTTAGCTATTCCCTTATTCGACTTGTTTTTTTGGCAAGAACAAGTGTTGCCAAAAATTACCGACGAAGACTTTAAACTACTGTTATCTAAAAATTGGTTACCGTTAAAAGTTGATGGTAATAACTGGCAGTTTGCGTGTGTTTTTCCTTTAGAATTAACCATTAACGAATGGTTAAGCAAAAAAAATATTAATGCTGAATTATTCATTGCAACCGAATCTGATATTCAAAGCTTACTGAGCCAATATGAGCAACATACGGTAGAAGAGGATAACTCTGAGTTTATAGGTGATGAAGATGATAGGCTACGTGAGCTTGCAACCGAAGCACCCACAGTTAACCTACTTAACTCTTTAATATCGCGTGCTTTGCGCCAAGGCGCATCAGATATGCATCTTGAGCCTTATCAGGGGCGTTACCGCGTACGTTATCGTGTTGATGGGGTATTGCATGAGGTTGAGCGTTTAGCACCAAAAATGCAGCTACCAATCGTCACGCGTTTAAAGATTTTATCGGGTATGGACATCGCTGAAAAGCGCCGTCCACAAGATGGAAAAATTGAGATGAAAATCTCAAATCAAGAAATCGATATTCGAGTATCTGCACTGCCTCTAAACGATGGCGAATCAGTGGTAATGCGTTTTTTACGTAAAGATAATGTGCAATATGCGATGTCAGTACTCGGTTTATCGGCTGATATCGAAGCCATGATCCAGCGAGATATTCGAACCACAGCGGGTGTAGTATTATTAACCGGTCCGACCGGTTCAGGTAAAACCACCACACTGTATACTTTTTTAAATGCACTCAATAATGATGATGTAAAAATCATCACACTTGAAGATCCGGTAGAATATCAGTTGCCAGGCATTAACCAAGTGCAAGTTAACAGCGACATCGGTTTTGACTTCTCAGCTGGTCTTAGAAGTATTGTACGTCAAGATCCTGATATCATTATGCTGGGTGAAATTCGAGATAAAGAAACTGCACAAATCGCGTTGCAATCTGCGTTAACGGGTCACTTAGTATTTTCAACCGTACATACCAACGATGCTGCCAGTGCTTATACTCGCTTACTCGATTTAGGGGTAGAAGAGTTTTTACTTAATGCTGCGTTAGTCTCGATAGTCGCACAGCGTTTGGCGCGTAAAATTTGTAGCCAGTGCAGCGAACCACACCCACAAGCACAGCAGCTGATCGAAAAATATCACTTAACCGCATTTGCAGATAAATTTGAGTTAGGTGAAATTAATTTACGCAAAGGGGCAGGTTGTGATCATTGTTCTAATACCGGTTACAAAGGCCGTATGGCAGTAACTGAGTACTTAGGTTGTGATGATGCTATTAAAGCGATGCCAAAAGATGCTGACTTTATCAACAAAGCCAAAGCGCATAACCAATCGTTAAATCGTCGTACCTTGCTTGAAGATGGTTTATACAAAGCAGTGCAAGGGTTAACGACCATTGACGAAGTATTGCGAGTTGCGGGTTAA
- the gspG gene encoding type II secretion system major pseudopilin GspG, with protein sequence MKQRNSAPQSGFTMMELLIVIVILGLLMSLVAPKFFNKLSTAERGIAATQMSAFETALDTYRLDLGKYPQKLEDLRAGTEPRWDGPYLPKDIPLDPWGNPYIYKVPGEDGRPYSIMSYGADGKLGGEDSNADIVHN encoded by the coding sequence ATGAAGCAAAGAAATTCAGCTCCTCAATCTGGTTTTACTATGATGGAACTACTGATTGTAATCGTTATTTTAGGCTTACTAATGTCTCTTGTAGCACCTAAATTTTTTAACAAATTAAGTACGGCAGAGCGTGGCATTGCAGCTACTCAAATGTCTGCATTTGAAACTGCATTAGATACTTATCGATTAGACTTAGGTAAATACCCACAAAAGCTAGAAGACTTACGAGCGGGCACCGAACCTCGTTGGGATGGTCCATATTTACCAAAAGATATCCCACTTGACCCTTGGGGTAATCCTTATATCTATAAAGTTCCAGGTGAAGATGGTCGTCCTTACAGCATAATGTCTTATGGTGCCGATGGTAAGCTTGGCGGTGAAGACAGCAACGCAGATATAGTTCACAATTGA